The Halanaerobium praevalens DSM 2228 genome contains a region encoding:
- a CDS encoding MarR family winged helix-turn-helix transcriptional regulator translates to MKIDAPIGKWIAKLYKDHDQFVDSLLVDYNLNHSEANLLVYLYKDGDGISQNKLKKNLAVDKATISRAIYSLIEKDYLIKNKSPLDGRVNLIYLSSKAKSIKDKVIDIYQSWFQIFTDQIGEEEAQRVLNTLKKMYKIVKNRQ, encoded by the coding sequence ATGAAAATTGATGCTCCAATTGGAAAATGGATAGCTAAATTATATAAAGATCATGATCAATTTGTAGATAGTTTGCTGGTTGATTATAATTTAAATCATAGTGAAGCTAATTTGTTGGTTTATTTATATAAAGATGGTGATGGTATTAGTCAAAATAAGTTAAAGAAAAATTTAGCAGTTGATAAAGCTACTATTTCAAGAGCTATTTATTCTTTAATTGAAAAAGATTATCTTATAAAAAATAAATCTCCTTTAGATGGGCGAGTTAATTTGATTTATTTAAGTTCCAAGGCAAAATCAATTAAAGATAAAGTAATAGATATTTATCAAAGTTGGTTTCAGATTTTTACGGATCAGATTGGAGAAGAAGAGGCTCAAAGAGTTTTAAACACCCTAAAAAAAATGTATAAGATTGTTAAAAACAGACAATAA